A window of Microbacterium luteolum contains these coding sequences:
- a CDS encoding PucR family transcriptional regulator: MFDTVQETVDRLAMSLRRSVVLEDPEWVLLASSAHYDDLDPARLETLTSRRPTEALGAELRARRLHAQLVPRVLEADPAWGLEHPRLVLTLRSRYGVLGFLWITLVAPLTPGEAQLVIETAETLRALLVNISQSIEAVNAEVESEMLGLLTPDAVSRGRAADELVDLGMFTRSRRFVAMCLSLDAEWSPWGGPPPREVISHALLRAITTPMIDAYSFVPTMPETLLLIGFRNEPTLEAIQSVVAAVIRETDAADVQEPLGAVLGVGASVDALADVWESYEQALVAVRVARSRGSRSASWGADPIAASTAVLLADEPPPHLLPEPLRRLAEAPPETIALFEAYLAHGARVAEMADHLGVHRATVHYRLRRAAETIGIDIEDEAARFVVGAWLRQRWFRI, from the coding sequence ATGTTCGACACCGTGCAGGAGACCGTCGATCGGCTGGCGATGTCGCTGCGCCGATCCGTGGTGCTCGAGGACCCCGAGTGGGTCCTCCTGGCGAGCAGCGCGCACTACGACGATCTCGACCCGGCGAGGCTGGAGACCCTCACGTCCCGGCGACCGACCGAGGCCCTCGGTGCCGAGCTGAGGGCGCGACGGCTGCACGCGCAGCTCGTGCCCCGCGTGCTCGAAGCCGATCCGGCGTGGGGGCTCGAGCATCCGCGCCTCGTCCTGACGCTGCGGTCCCGGTACGGCGTGCTCGGATTCCTCTGGATCACCCTCGTCGCCCCGCTCACGCCCGGCGAGGCCCAGCTCGTCATCGAGACCGCCGAGACGCTCCGCGCCCTGCTGGTCAACATCTCGCAGTCGATCGAGGCCGTGAACGCCGAGGTCGAGTCCGAGATGCTCGGCCTGCTCACCCCGGACGCGGTGAGTCGAGGTCGCGCGGCTGACGAGCTCGTCGACCTCGGCATGTTCACCCGGTCGCGCCGATTCGTGGCGATGTGCCTTTCGCTCGATGCCGAATGGTCCCCCTGGGGCGGTCCGCCACCCCGCGAGGTGATCTCGCACGCCCTGCTCCGCGCGATCACGACGCCGATGATCGATGCCTACAGTTTCGTGCCGACGATGCCCGAGACGCTGCTCCTGATCGGCTTCCGCAACGAGCCGACCCTCGAGGCCATCCAGAGCGTGGTGGCGGCCGTCATCCGGGAGACCGATGCGGCCGACGTGCAGGAGCCGCTCGGTGCCGTGCTCGGCGTCGGGGCGTCGGTGGATGCGCTCGCCGACGTGTGGGAGTCCTACGAGCAGGCCCTGGTCGCGGTGCGGGTGGCACGGTCGCGGGGGAGCAGATCGGCGTCCTGGGGGGCGGATCCGATCGCCGCGTCGACGGCGGTCCTGCTTGCGGACGAACCTCCTCCGCACCTCCTCCCCGAGCCGCTCCGCCGACTCGCCGAAGCTCCGCCGGAGACCATCGCGCTGTTCGAGGCCTACCTGGCCCATGGAGCTCGCGTCGCCGAGATGGCCGACCACCTCGGCGTACATCGGGCGACCGTGCACTACCGCCTGCGTCGCGCAGCCGAAACGATCGGGATCGACATCGAAGACGAAGCCGCCCGCTTCGTGGTCGGAGCGTGGCTGCGTCAGCGATGGTTCCGCATCTGA
- a CDS encoding metal-dependent hydrolase family protein: MTAAPLATRTIRAGAVADVLTGEVLTDHAIVIDGERIAAVEPWSSARHGGGDEVLDLRDHLVAPGLIDLHTHLIGELERGSYSPYLTGSPARDALLGVRNARATLRAGFTTVRDVGSFRAFVDVDLRDAIDSGICEGPRMVCAGAYVTCSSGGGEITDLALDIELPQAYRFGVADSVDEVRSAVRRIAHRGADVIKIIATGAVYATGTIPGAPEYTEAELRACVEEAALNGLFVAAHAHGEEGALRAIRAGVRTIEHGTLLGDAAMSAMLEHGTYYVPTTYLLQWVEEHGEREDYPSGVLEKTQTVGASARAAVRLAIEAGVRIAYGTDAIVFPHGRNAGQLAEFVEWGMTPMQALQSATTVAADCLGRSADIGAIAPGRFADLVAVRGAHLDRIERFCDVAAVLKGGALVV, encoded by the coding sequence ATGACCGCTGCACCGCTCGCCACCAGGACCATTCGTGCCGGCGCCGTCGCCGACGTGCTCACCGGTGAGGTTCTCACCGACCACGCCATCGTGATCGACGGCGAGCGTATCGCCGCGGTCGAGCCGTGGTCGTCGGCGCGACACGGGGGTGGCGATGAGGTACTCGATCTCCGCGACCACCTCGTCGCGCCGGGACTGATCGACCTGCACACGCACCTCATCGGAGAACTCGAGCGCGGCAGCTACAGCCCGTACCTGACGGGATCGCCCGCCCGCGATGCGCTGCTCGGAGTTCGGAACGCACGGGCCACCCTGCGGGCCGGGTTCACCACCGTGCGCGATGTGGGCAGCTTCCGCGCCTTCGTCGACGTCGACCTCCGCGACGCGATCGACTCCGGCATCTGCGAGGGTCCGCGCATGGTGTGCGCGGGAGCGTACGTCACCTGCTCATCAGGTGGCGGCGAGATCACCGATCTCGCTCTCGACATCGAGCTCCCGCAGGCGTACCGCTTCGGCGTGGCCGATTCCGTCGACGAAGTGCGGTCGGCTGTGCGTCGCATCGCACACCGTGGCGCGGACGTGATCAAGATCATCGCGACGGGCGCGGTGTACGCCACCGGCACCATTCCCGGCGCGCCCGAATACACCGAGGCCGAGCTGAGGGCCTGCGTCGAGGAGGCGGCTCTGAACGGGCTCTTCGTCGCGGCGCATGCGCACGGCGAGGAAGGAGCACTGCGAGCGATCCGCGCCGGAGTCCGCACCATCGAGCACGGCACTCTTCTGGGAGACGCCGCGATGTCGGCGATGCTCGAGCACGGCACCTATTACGTGCCGACGACGTACCTGCTGCAGTGGGTCGAAGAGCACGGTGAACGGGAGGACTACCCGTCCGGCGTGCTCGAGAAGACGCAGACCGTCGGCGCATCGGCGCGCGCAGCCGTCCGACTCGCGATCGAGGCGGGCGTGCGGATCGCCTACGGGACGGATGCCATCGTCTTCCCGCACGGTCGCAATGCCGGACAGCTGGCCGAGTTCGTCGAGTGGGGGATGACGCCCATGCAGGCACTCCAGTCCGCGACCACGGTCGCGGCCGACTGCCTCGGGCGATCCGCCGACATCGGGGCGATCGCTCCCGGCCGATTCGCCGACCTCGTCGCCGTCCGCGGTGCGCATCTCGACCGGATCGAGCGCTTCTGCGATGTCGCGGCGGTGCTCAAGGGTGGGGCGCTCGTCGTGTGA
- a CDS encoding M24 family metallopeptidase, with protein sequence MSNDADLPFTREEYADRLQRMRRAMADADVTVAILTAPDTMAWLTGYRVRWYRQHTSTSMPPAQCIVVHVEEGSPFIIDAGYHDELARTATVLDDVRTLPSSSEMHEASLDDYVSFLADQLRPWAGSRVGMERWSCIPSPAVADVVDAMLEELGCRIVDVTVPFRGIRRLKSPAEIRKIEQAQAAADAGVRAILAEATPETSELEAWGIYSLGMVRAGGEPAALHETVAAGSSVSALHRLSGRALLGSGPVVHPDVASSVDGYHARATRPLMFGRVSDESRRQVAIAAGAYDVVQQHGVVGAPWQQLIDALRTYFAESGAPGAGSAAYELGLSVAPTDFVGEFTWGMDDERDDVIEAGLVTNFESWTSLILVDTVVFEETGPRFLSTLPRDVLEFA encoded by the coding sequence ATGAGCAACGACGCAGATCTGCCCTTCACGCGAGAAGAGTACGCCGACCGCCTGCAGCGCATGCGGCGCGCGATGGCCGACGCCGACGTCACGGTCGCCATCCTCACCGCCCCCGACACCATGGCCTGGCTCACCGGCTATCGCGTGCGCTGGTATCGGCAGCACACGTCGACGTCGATGCCACCGGCGCAGTGCATCGTGGTGCATGTCGAGGAGGGCAGCCCGTTCATCATCGATGCCGGCTACCACGACGAGCTCGCGCGGACCGCGACCGTGCTCGATGACGTGCGCACACTCCCCTCGTCGTCGGAGATGCACGAGGCGTCGCTCGACGACTACGTGAGCTTCCTCGCCGACCAGCTCCGACCGTGGGCCGGCTCCCGCGTCGGGATGGAGCGGTGGAGCTGCATCCCGAGCCCCGCGGTCGCCGACGTCGTCGACGCCATGCTCGAGGAGCTCGGATGCCGCATCGTCGACGTCACCGTGCCCTTCCGCGGCATCCGGCGTCTGAAGAGCCCCGCCGAGATCCGCAAGATCGAACAGGCGCAGGCCGCGGCCGATGCCGGAGTCCGCGCGATCCTCGCGGAGGCGACTCCCGAGACCTCCGAGCTCGAGGCGTGGGGCATCTACTCCCTGGGAATGGTGCGCGCGGGTGGCGAGCCCGCGGCGCTGCACGAGACCGTCGCCGCCGGATCGTCGGTCTCCGCACTGCACCGCCTCAGCGGCCGCGCACTCCTGGGATCGGGGCCGGTGGTGCATCCCGATGTCGCCTCGTCGGTCGACGGCTACCACGCCAGGGCCACCCGCCCCCTGATGTTCGGGCGGGTCTCCGATGAGAGCCGCCGCCAGGTGGCCATCGCCGCGGGAGCCTACGACGTCGTGCAGCAGCACGGCGTGGTCGGTGCGCCGTGGCAGCAGTTGATCGATGCGCTGCGCACCTACTTCGCCGAGAGCGGGGCGCCCGGCGCCGGCTCGGCCGCGTACGAACTCGGACTCTCCGTCGCTCCCACCGACTTCGTCGGGGAATTCACCTGGGGGATGGACGACGAGAGGGACGACGTCATCGAGGCGGGCCTCGTCACCAACTTCGAGTCGTGGACCTCGCTGATCCTCGTCGACACCGTCGTGTTCGAGGAGACGGGTCCGCGGTTCCTCTCCACGCTTCCGCGCGACGTGCTGGAGTTCGCATGA
- a CDS encoding peptide MFS transporter, whose amino-acid sequence MTVSSPPEAPPGRTFFGLPRTLYPVAGFAGFDALAFYGMQTILVYYVYFAASEGGLELSPSVAIAIVSTYSAATFLATIFMGWLADNVLGAGRGLRWGAVLALAGYLVLAFVPGELGLAIGLIAIAFGAASMWVSEGAVIGGTLNAHESKRESGFTVYYLGSAGGALVGITLTGVVQAEFGFRIGFFASAVAILIGLLIYLPFRRSTEATAPVVSGDGVHGWALAWPILAAAVSVAAVIGTVAAGINPATVVGLGAFVLAVGMFVKLFTGADLDREHKRRVLRYLPFFGATAVFAMLYQQLYTTVAIHSEASTDRVIFGVELPPSTVLGIAPLCTIIFAPILAAVWGALGERQPSLAVKFAVAFAGCALAMGWLAVASGSGELTPIIVLVFIVFVFGASDVVVSPSGLSLASAVAPAGFETRMLSVHYLAAAMGIAAAGIAGDGFVPGENETGYFAVFAVVGVVVAVTMIVVRLAFGRRLVTTQEGEVV is encoded by the coding sequence ATGACCGTCAGCAGCCCACCCGAAGCCCCGCCCGGGCGCACCTTCTTCGGCCTTCCACGCACGCTGTACCCCGTCGCGGGTTTCGCCGGATTCGATGCCCTCGCCTTCTACGGCATGCAGACGATCCTGGTCTACTACGTCTATTTCGCCGCGAGTGAAGGGGGCCTGGAGCTCTCGCCCTCGGTCGCGATCGCCATCGTGTCGACCTACAGTGCCGCGACCTTCCTCGCGACGATCTTCATGGGCTGGCTCGCCGACAACGTGCTCGGCGCCGGCCGCGGGCTGCGGTGGGGCGCGGTGCTCGCGCTCGCCGGTTATCTGGTGCTGGCTTTCGTGCCGGGCGAGCTGGGGCTCGCGATCGGCCTCATCGCCATCGCGTTCGGGGCAGCCTCGATGTGGGTGAGCGAAGGCGCCGTGATCGGGGGCACCCTCAACGCGCACGAATCGAAGCGGGAGTCCGGCTTCACCGTCTATTACCTCGGCAGCGCGGGCGGCGCGCTCGTCGGCATCACGTTGACCGGAGTGGTCCAGGCCGAGTTCGGCTTCCGGATCGGCTTCTTCGCCTCCGCCGTCGCGATCCTGATCGGGCTGCTGATCTACCTGCCCTTCCGGCGCTCGACCGAGGCGACAGCACCGGTCGTCTCGGGGGACGGCGTCCACGGCTGGGCGCTCGCCTGGCCCATCCTCGCGGCGGCCGTCTCGGTCGCCGCCGTCATCGGCACCGTCGCGGCGGGAATCAACCCGGCGACGGTCGTGGGCTTGGGGGCGTTCGTCCTCGCCGTCGGCATGTTCGTCAAGCTGTTCACCGGGGCGGATCTGGATCGCGAACACAAACGGCGCGTGCTGCGGTACCTGCCCTTCTTCGGCGCGACCGCCGTGTTCGCGATGCTGTACCAGCAGCTCTACACGACCGTGGCGATCCATTCCGAGGCCAGCACCGATCGGGTCATCTTCGGAGTCGAGCTCCCACCATCGACCGTGCTCGGCATCGCGCCGCTGTGCACCATCATCTTCGCCCCGATCCTCGCCGCCGTATGGGGGGCATTGGGGGAACGCCAGCCGTCCCTCGCCGTCAAGTTCGCCGTGGCCTTTGCCGGCTGCGCGCTCGCGATGGGATGGCTCGCCGTCGCCTCCGGCTCCGGCGAGCTGACGCCCATCATCGTGCTCGTCTTCATCGTCTTCGTGTTCGGCGCCTCGGATGTCGTGGTCTCACCCTCCGGTCTCTCGCTGGCGAGCGCCGTGGCACCCGCAGGATTCGAGACGCGCATGCTGTCCGTGCACTATCTCGCCGCCGCCATGGGCATCGCCGCGGCCGGCATCGCGGGTGACGGGTTCGTCCCCGGCGAGAACGAGACCGGCTACTTCGCCGTCTTCGCCGTCGTCGGGGTCGTCGTCGCCGTAACCATGATCGTCGTGCGGCTCGCCTTCGGCAGGCGTCTCGTCACCACACAAGAAGGAGAGGTCGTCTGA
- a CDS encoding SRPBCC family protein, protein MVQIIETIDVDVPVNVAYNQWTQFENFPKFLDEVESITQTGDTHTHWKVKVGGIEREFDAEITEQHPDERVAWTSTGGETEHAGAVTFHKLTETSTRVTVQIDWEPEGLLEKLGSLVGAGSHAVKKDLKNFKEFIESRGAETGAWRGDVKA, encoded by the coding sequence ATGGTGCAGATCATCGAGACCATCGACGTCGACGTTCCCGTCAACGTCGCCTACAACCAGTGGACCCAGTTCGAGAACTTCCCGAAGTTCCTCGACGAGGTCGAGTCGATCACGCAGACCGGCGACACCCACACCCACTGGAAGGTCAAGGTCGGCGGCATCGAGCGCGAGTTCGACGCCGAGATCACCGAGCAGCACCCCGACGAGCGCGTCGCATGGACGAGCACCGGGGGCGAGACGGAGCACGCCGGAGCCGTGACGTTCCACAAGCTCACCGAGACGTCCACGCGTGTCACGGTGCAGATCGACTGGGAGCCCGAGGGGCTTCTCGAGAAGCTCGGCTCCCTCGTCGGAGCCGGCTCGCACGCGGTCAAGAAGGACCTGAAGAACTTCAAGGAGTTCATCGAGAGCCGAGGCGCCGAGACCGGTGCCTGGCGCGGTGACGTGAAGGCCTGA